A window of Streptomyces marispadix contains these coding sequences:
- a CDS encoding DUF4229 domain-containing protein — protein sequence MSSKSHATLRYTAMRAGVFAGCLVVVAVLAYTGIIPEGIGSSNPLWVVLLALVVSAPISFVLLRKQRDAMSEQIADGVGRAKERLTANQSQEDGVA from the coding sequence GTGAGCAGCAAGTCGCACGCAACGCTCCGCTACACCGCCATGCGCGCCGGCGTCTTCGCCGGCTGCCTCGTCGTCGTCGCGGTCCTCGCGTACACCGGGATCATCCCCGAGGGCATCGGCAGCTCCAACCCGCTGTGGGTCGTGCTGCTGGCGCTCGTGGTCTCGGCGCCGATCAGCTTCGTGCTGCTGCGCAAGCAGCGCGACGCGATGTCCGAGCAGATCGCGGACGGAGTCGGCCGCGCGAAGGAGCGGTTGACGGCGAATCAGAGCCAGGAGGACGGCGTCGCGTAG
- a CDS encoding cation:dicarboxylate symporter family transporter → MTSTTVSDRPQRSRLNRLIRELWFQVVLAAVLGIAVGIAAPGFGEALSPLNDWFIALVKMIVIPVVFCVVTTGIASMDNLRKAGRIGVKAIGYFLVLSLASMLIGLVVANVFQPGAGLNVDPSTLNTDDVPKTSQQHASFTGFISSLIPTSLFGAITGDAILAALLVSIVFGIALNMAGEEAAPLTNGIRALSDVVFRIVGWVMRLAPVGTFGALAMVVSTYGAESLKQLAYLIILFTATCIVYVLVLLGAIMRVCGLGLFALIRFLKAELLVALSTCSSEAVLPQLVRKLETLGIGRPVVGIVIPSGFSFNLDGSAVYLTMASMFMAQAVGIDLSWQQQLVMVGVMMLTSKGTAGIAGGAFIVLASTVTAVGHIPLAALSLIVGIDRILNEGRVFINVLGNAIATIVIGKWENDFDSTKARSMLYPKKTPASSETADGTKVAAGA, encoded by the coding sequence ATGACCTCCACCACCGTCTCCGACCGCCCGCAGCGGTCGCGGCTGAACCGACTCATCCGTGAGCTGTGGTTCCAGGTGGTGCTGGCAGCAGTCCTCGGGATCGCCGTCGGCATCGCAGCACCCGGCTTCGGAGAAGCCCTCAGCCCGCTCAACGACTGGTTCATCGCGCTGGTCAAGATGATCGTGATACCCGTCGTCTTCTGCGTGGTGACCACCGGCATCGCCTCCATGGACAACCTGCGCAAGGCGGGCCGGATCGGCGTGAAGGCGATCGGCTACTTCCTCGTGCTGTCGCTGGCATCGATGCTCATCGGCCTGGTCGTCGCGAACGTCTTCCAACCCGGGGCCGGGCTCAACGTCGACCCCTCGACGCTGAACACTGACGACGTCCCCAAGACCAGCCAACAACACGCCAGCTTCACCGGGTTCATCTCTTCCCTGATCCCCACCTCACTGTTCGGCGCGATCACGGGGGACGCGATCCTGGCCGCCCTTCTGGTCTCGATCGTCTTCGGCATAGCGCTGAACATGGCCGGGGAGGAGGCGGCCCCACTGACCAACGGCATCCGCGCCCTCTCGGACGTGGTGTTCCGGATCGTCGGCTGGGTGATGCGGCTGGCTCCTGTGGGCACCTTCGGTGCCCTGGCCATGGTGGTCTCCACCTACGGTGCCGAGAGCCTGAAGCAACTCGCCTATCTCATCATCCTGTTCACCGCGACCTGCATCGTCTACGTCCTGGTGCTGCTGGGCGCCATCATGCGGGTCTGCGGTCTCGGACTGTTCGCTCTCATACGGTTCCTCAAGGCCGAACTGCTCGTAGCGCTCAGCACCTGCTCCAGCGAGGCCGTCCTGCCGCAGCTCGTACGCAAACTGGAGACCCTCGGCATCGGTCGGCCGGTGGTCGGCATCGTCATCCCCTCCGGCTTCTCCTTCAACCTTGACGGCTCAGCGGTCTACCTGACGATGGCCTCGATGTTCATGGCCCAGGCCGTCGGCATCGATCTGTCCTGGCAACAACAGCTGGTCATGGTGGGGGTCATGATGCTCACCAGCAAGGGCACTGCCGGCATCGCCGGCGGCGCGTTCATCGTTCTCGCCAGCACCGTCACCGCAGTCGGCCACATCCCCCTGGCCGCCCTGTCACTGATCGTCGGGATCGATCGCATCCTCAACGAGGGCCGGGTCTTCATCAACGTCCTCGGCAACGCCATCGCCACCATCGTGATCGGCAAGTGGGAGAACGACTTCGACAGCACCAAAGCCCGCTCCATGCTCTATCCCAAGAAGACGCCCGCGTCGTCGGAAACAGCCGATGGAACCAAGGTCGCCGCCGGCGCCTGA
- a CDS encoding mandelate racemase/muconate lactonizing enzyme family protein — translation MKITAVYEGTVPISSSIRNAWIDFSAMDCSIVAIVSDVIRDGRPVVGYGFNSNGRYSAGEILRRRILPRLMDAEPRSLLDEQGGLDPARAWEIMLRNEKPGGHGERSVAVGVVDMALFDLASKIADKPLYRWLSDRYGDGEPDDSVFVYAAGGYYAPGKSLRDLQDEIRGFLDLGYDVVKMKIGGADLAEDLRRIEAVIDVLDGDGSRLAVDVNGRFDLATALEYGRAIEPYGLFWYEEIGDPLDYRLNAVVAENYSGRIATGENLFSLQDARNLIRYGGLRPDRDVIQVDPALSYGLVEYLRIQDMLRQHGWSSRRCIPHGGHQFSLHIAAALKLGGNESYPGEFQPTGGFADDAVVEKSQSQVGLTDIPGVGFEGKAAFYRVLRELHT, via the coding sequence GTGAAGATCACTGCTGTCTACGAAGGCACCGTCCCGATCAGCTCCTCAATCCGGAACGCCTGGATCGACTTCAGCGCGATGGACTGCTCGATAGTGGCGATCGTCAGCGACGTCATCCGTGACGGAAGGCCCGTCGTGGGTTACGGCTTCAACTCCAACGGCCGCTACAGCGCGGGGGAGATCCTGCGCCGGCGCATCCTGCCGCGGCTGATGGACGCCGAGCCCCGCAGCCTGCTGGACGAGCAGGGCGGACTCGATCCCGCCAGGGCATGGGAGATCATGCTGCGCAACGAGAAGCCCGGCGGACACGGGGAACGTTCGGTCGCGGTCGGTGTGGTGGACATGGCGCTGTTCGACCTCGCTTCCAAGATCGCGGACAAGCCGCTGTACCGGTGGCTGTCGGACCGCTACGGCGACGGCGAGCCCGACGACTCGGTCTTCGTCTACGCCGCTGGTGGCTACTACGCCCCGGGCAAGTCCCTGCGTGATCTGCAAGACGAGATCCGCGGCTTCCTCGACCTGGGCTACGACGTGGTCAAGATGAAGATCGGCGGAGCCGACCTGGCGGAGGACCTGCGGCGCATCGAGGCCGTCATCGACGTCCTGGACGGGGACGGGTCCCGCCTCGCCGTCGATGTCAACGGCCGCTTCGACCTGGCCACCGCGCTGGAATACGGACGGGCGATCGAGCCCTACGGCCTCTTCTGGTACGAGGAGATCGGCGACCCACTGGACTACCGCCTCAACGCCGTGGTCGCCGAGAACTACTCCGGCCGGATCGCCACCGGCGAGAACCTCTTCTCCCTCCAGGACGCCCGCAACCTCATCCGTTACGGCGGCCTCCGCCCTGACCGGGACGTCATCCAGGTCGATCCCGCGCTGAGCTACGGCCTGGTGGAATACCTGCGCATCCAGGACATGCTGCGTCAGCACGGTTGGTCCTCACGCCGGTGCATCCCGCACGGCGGACACCAGTTCTCTCTGCACATCGCCGCCGCCCTCAAGCTCGGCGGCAACGAGTCCTATCCGGGCGAGTTCCAGCCCACCGGCGGCTTCGCCGACGACGCAGTCGTCGAGAAGAGCCAGAGCCAGGTCGGGCTCACCGACATCCCGGGGGTCGGCTTCGAAGGCAAGGCCGCCTTCTACAGGGTGCTGCGCGAGCTGCACACCTGA
- a CDS encoding glycosyltransferase family 4 protein yields the protein MHSQRREETGRLTVLHLAQPVEGGVARVVAELAGAQMRESTRAVVACPEGGSLPRQAAAAGAQVERWPAVRELGPHIAAETLRAGRLVRRVRPDVVHAHSAKAGLAARLALRGAVPTVYQPHAWSFEAVEGATARLARAWERRAARWTDRVLCVSEAERRTGEGAGIAARWSVIHNGVPEAEPCERAAARRELTLLSGVPSDAALVVCVGRLCRQKGQRVLLDAWRHIAEEVPGAWLVLVGDGPDRRELSGSAPRRVLFAGASDEVGRWYAAADLVVLPSRWEGMALTPLEAMACGRPVVVTDVGGARECLPPGQQETSLVPPEDPRALAGAVTHLLREPELRDFLGEAARKHVRADFDVRRTAASVTRLYRELLDTRVRFGTGRAAR from the coding sequence GTGCATTCGCAGCGTAGAGAAGAGACAGGCCGGCTCACGGTCCTGCATCTGGCACAACCGGTCGAGGGCGGGGTGGCGAGGGTCGTTGCCGAACTGGCCGGGGCCCAGATGCGGGAGAGCACCCGTGCCGTAGTGGCCTGCCCGGAGGGCGGAAGCCTCCCGCGGCAGGCCGCGGCGGCGGGCGCCCAGGTGGAACGATGGCCCGCCGTAAGGGAGTTGGGCCCGCACATCGCGGCCGAGACCCTGCGTGCCGGGCGGCTGGTCCGGCGCGTACGCCCCGATGTCGTACACGCGCACAGCGCCAAGGCGGGGCTCGCCGCGAGGCTGGCACTGCGCGGCGCGGTGCCCACCGTGTACCAGCCGCACGCCTGGTCCTTCGAGGCCGTCGAAGGCGCCACCGCACGCCTCGCCCGCGCATGGGAGCGCCGGGCGGCGCGCTGGACGGACCGGGTCCTGTGCGTGAGCGAGGCGGAGCGCCGCACGGGAGAGGGCGCCGGGATCGCGGCGAGGTGGTCCGTGATCCACAACGGCGTACCGGAGGCCGAGCCATGCGAACGGGCAGCCGCGCGGCGGGAGTTGACCCTGCTGAGCGGAGTCCCCTCGGACGCGGCGCTCGTGGTGTGCGTAGGGCGGCTGTGCAGGCAGAAGGGCCAGCGGGTCCTGCTGGACGCCTGGCGGCACATCGCGGAGGAGGTGCCGGGGGCCTGGCTGGTGCTCGTGGGAGACGGGCCCGACCGGCGGGAGCTGAGCGGGTCGGCCCCCCGGCGGGTGCTGTTCGCCGGTGCGAGCGACGAGGTCGGCCGCTGGTACGCGGCGGCCGATCTGGTCGTACTGCCGTCCCGCTGGGAGGGGATGGCGCTCACGCCGCTCGAAGCGATGGCCTGCGGCCGGCCGGTAGTCGTCACCGATGTGGGCGGGGCTCGCGAGTGCCTGCCGCCCGGACAGCAGGAGACGTCCCTGGTGCCGCCCGAAGATCCACGCGCCCTCGCCGGAGCGGTCACACATCTGCTGCGTGAGCCGGAGCTGAGGGACTTCCTGGGCGAGGCCGCGCGCAAGCACGTACGTGCCGACTTCGACGTACGGCGGACGGCGGCGTCCGTCACTCGGCTCTACCGCGAACTGCTCGACACCCGCGTCCGGTTCGGCACAGGGCGGGCGGCGCGATGA
- a CDS encoding O-antigen ligase family protein has translation MAPAVATVLVLCAPVRTGDVTTSGKITAADAASMVLVVWCLVRLLRGRGGRLTPKAAVVLGAPTAAFAVATAASADPWTSLPGFVRCLQIFVLIPAAVLLLLRGTRDFRVLCWSVILLALVQGTVGVVQNLTGTGASYMGKNVRAVGTFGPLDVMGMSTVVSLGLVAAFALCLADPADSSRRQRVTAMCCAGALVPPLVLSYSRGAWIATAVACTTVLLLAGVRRGVAVLLALAAASVVAVGGFGIGSKMVEERLTSIVDVNSAPDRSVTDRYALWSAATGIWQDSPVSGVGPKNFAAHRDGHASLGLSSGSDTAGAGLEFQKEPLLSPHNMYLLVLSEQGLVGIVALVGGGSVLLVSGLRRLHSAHRARQEQRHREYGGRAAGDREAPGSHDCGLVAAGLLVWQAVDFLYADIGGPSTVLTAVVLGAVTWWALASPSADRSSSRYARSSSYVYAAVDDKAEASAR, from the coding sequence ATGGCACCGGCGGTGGCCACCGTGCTCGTCCTCTGTGCGCCGGTGCGCACCGGCGATGTGACCACCTCGGGAAAGATCACTGCCGCAGACGCGGCCTCCATGGTGCTGGTGGTGTGGTGCCTGGTGAGGCTGCTGCGCGGACGCGGCGGTCGGTTGACACCAAAGGCGGCAGTGGTGCTCGGGGCGCCGACTGCCGCCTTCGCGGTGGCGACCGCCGCGTCCGCCGACCCCTGGACGAGCCTGCCGGGCTTCGTCCGCTGTCTTCAGATCTTCGTGCTGATCCCGGCTGCGGTGCTGCTTCTGCTGCGCGGCACAAGGGACTTCAGGGTGCTGTGCTGGTCGGTGATCCTGCTGGCGCTGGTGCAGGGGACCGTCGGCGTCGTACAGAACCTGACGGGCACGGGCGCCTCGTACATGGGGAAGAACGTACGCGCCGTCGGCACCTTCGGGCCGCTGGACGTGATGGGCATGTCGACGGTCGTCTCCCTCGGTCTCGTGGCGGCCTTCGCGCTCTGCCTCGCGGACCCGGCCGACAGCTCGCGGCGACAGCGCGTCACCGCGATGTGCTGCGCCGGGGCGCTCGTGCCTCCGCTGGTCCTCTCGTACAGCCGTGGCGCTTGGATCGCCACGGCGGTCGCCTGTACGACGGTGCTGCTGCTGGCCGGGGTGCGCCGGGGCGTCGCCGTGCTGCTGGCGCTGGCCGCCGCCTCGGTGGTGGCCGTCGGCGGGTTCGGGATCGGCTCGAAGATGGTCGAGGAGCGACTGACCAGCATCGTCGACGTCAACTCCGCCCCGGACCGCTCGGTGACCGACCGCTACGCGCTCTGGTCGGCGGCGACCGGCATCTGGCAGGACTCTCCGGTCTCGGGCGTCGGCCCGAAGAACTTCGCCGCGCACCGCGACGGCCACGCCTCGCTCGGGCTCTCCTCGGGGAGCGACACGGCGGGCGCGGGCCTGGAGTTCCAGAAGGAGCCGCTGCTCTCGCCGCACAACATGTATCTGCTCGTCCTCAGCGAGCAGGGCCTCGTGGGGATCGTGGCGCTGGTGGGCGGCGGAAGCGTGCTGCTGGTGAGCGGGCTGCGGAGGCTCCACTCGGCGCACCGGGCACGCCAGGAGCAGCGGCACCGCGAGTACGGCGGCCGGGCCGCGGGCGACCGCGAGGCCCCCGGCTCCCATGACTGCGGGCTGGTCGCGGCCGGGCTGCTGGTCTGGCAGGCCGTCGACTTCCTCTACGCCGACATCGGCGGGCCGTCGACCGTGCTGACCGCGGTCGTGCTCGGCGCGGTCACCTGGTGGGCGCTGGCTTCCCCTTCGGCCGACCGGTCCTCCTCCCGCTATGCGCGGTCCTCCTCCTACGTGTACGCCGCCGTCGACGACAAGGCAGAGGCATCGGCTCGATGA
- a CDS encoding TetR/AcrR family transcriptional regulator, giving the protein MTETRSTRRRAPGMSPEQRRETIIKAAIPLIAEYGAAVTTSKIARAAGIGEATIFRVFADKEELLNACVAEAVHPDHAIRELMSIPLDQPLAERLSEAAQALQAHLARMGAVAGALYASGHFRRDRGGEPPRGASREESMARTRSAVAELLEPDKDNLRLPAEQIAAIFLGLLFTQPRGEEEPQLSAQELVEVFLNGALSTPAGTA; this is encoded by the coding sequence ATGACCGAGACGCGATCCACCCGGCGCCGGGCGCCGGGGATGAGCCCTGAGCAGCGGCGGGAGACGATCATCAAGGCGGCGATCCCGCTGATCGCCGAGTACGGCGCCGCCGTGACGACCAGCAAGATCGCACGTGCCGCGGGAATCGGCGAGGCCACGATCTTCCGTGTCTTCGCGGACAAGGAGGAACTCTTGAACGCCTGCGTGGCCGAGGCCGTACACCCCGATCATGCGATACGCGAGCTGATGTCCATCCCGCTCGACCAGCCTCTCGCCGAGCGCTTGTCCGAGGCGGCCCAAGCGCTACAGGCTCATCTGGCACGGATGGGCGCGGTGGCCGGAGCGCTCTACGCCTCCGGGCACTTCCGCCGGGACCGGGGCGGTGAGCCTCCTCGCGGTGCGAGCCGGGAGGAGTCCATGGCCCGTACTCGTAGCGCCGTGGCCGAACTTCTGGAGCCCGACAAGGACAACCTGCGGCTGCCCGCCGAGCAGATCGCGGCGATCTTCCTCGGGCTGCTGTTCACGCAGCCCCGAGGGGAGGAGGAACCGCAGCTCTCCGCACAGGAGTTGGTGGAGGTCTTCCTGAACGGCGCGCTCTCCACCCCGGCGGGAACCGCCTGA
- a CDS encoding DUF3344 domain-containing protein, translated as MSLSPQATPAPNPSSAPDPAPQKTGQALQERYHSTRHGGIATAANASITCRKTGADAASCGSAQSGGAGRNDGYDMFYSDVDRDPDTYNSTRARLRLPKNSEVSYARLYWGGNLRVGEVKPAKDNGRVLMSEPRGSYRAVKADTVRTHRRDDGADAYQASANVTPLVRRSGPGVYTVAQLNVAMGRSKAGAWGGWTLVVAYEDKKAPLRHLSVWDGLAASERHSGGMPVASRAMNFPSGAGGSVGVVGYDGDRGVGGESLTLSADKRAGTRISNSANSRDDLFNSTITDLGREVAGRVPAHRNTLGYDSDVFDAREALRSGGNRLQFRFASGGDDYLLGALHAEVDARR; from the coding sequence GTGTCGCTTTCCCCGCAGGCGACGCCGGCGCCGAACCCCTCGTCGGCGCCGGACCCCGCGCCGCAGAAGACGGGCCAGGCGCTCCAGGAGCGCTATCACTCGACGCGTCACGGGGGGATCGCGACGGCCGCGAACGCCTCGATCACCTGCCGGAAGACGGGCGCTGACGCCGCCTCGTGCGGCTCGGCCCAGAGCGGCGGTGCGGGCCGCAACGACGGCTACGACATGTTCTACTCCGACGTCGACCGCGACCCGGACACCTACAACTCGACCCGCGCGAGACTGCGCCTGCCGAAGAACTCCGAGGTCTCCTACGCGCGGCTCTACTGGGGCGGCAACCTCCGCGTGGGCGAGGTGAAACCGGCCAAGGACAACGGCAGGGTGCTGATGTCCGAGCCGCGCGGCTCGTACCGCGCGGTCAAAGCGGACACGGTACGCACCCACCGCCGCGACGACGGGGCGGACGCCTACCAGGCCTCGGCGAACGTGACGCCGCTGGTGCGCAGAAGCGGCCCCGGCGTGTACACGGTGGCGCAGCTCAATGTGGCGATGGGCCGTTCCAAGGCCGGCGCGTGGGGCGGCTGGACGCTGGTCGTGGCCTACGAGGACAAGAAGGCGCCGCTGCGTCATCTGAGCGTCTGGGACGGGCTCGCGGCGTCGGAGCGGCATTCCGGCGGAATGCCCGTGGCGTCGCGTGCGATGAACTTCCCCTCGGGCGCCGGGGGTTCGGTGGGTGTCGTCGGATACGACGGCGACCGGGGCGTGGGAGGCGAATCGCTCACGCTGTCCGCCGACAAGCGTGCGGGCACCCGGATCTCGAATTCGGCGAACTCCCGTGACGACTTGTTCAATTCGACGATCACCGACCTCGGACGTGAGGTCGCCGGGCGCGTTCCCGCGCACCGGAACACGCTCGGATACGACTCCGACGTATTCGACGCACGGGAAGCGCTCCGTTCCGGAGGCAACCGCCTCCAATTCCGCTTCGCCTCCGGCGGCGACGACTATCTGCTCGGTGCGCTACACGCGGAGGTCGACGCCCGCCGCTGA
- a CDS encoding GntR family transcriptional regulator has translation MEGTNLFLSKSDLAYTELRRQILSGAIPAGSRLAQYELAGSLNMSITPLREAIRRLSSEGLVDVETHRDVRVSSMNSEEARQLFEVRLSLDPTAAELAATRRTPEDISAMQAAVDNLLPVTRQWGEDALTAHRAFHQALYRASHNDVLIRLLDDLWDKSDRYRRLGLELPPGDEPRTRDLQEHHDLVELIKAGQAAEAAQLMRGHIIHSLTASAITALEDREGTQAD, from the coding sequence ATGGAAGGCACGAACCTTTTCCTCAGCAAGAGCGATCTTGCCTACACGGAGCTCCGTCGCCAGATCCTCTCCGGCGCCATCCCGGCCGGTTCACGGTTGGCCCAGTACGAACTAGCCGGCTCTCTCAACATGAGCATCACGCCCCTACGCGAGGCCATCAGGCGGCTCAGCAGCGAGGGGCTGGTCGACGTCGAGACCCACCGCGACGTCCGGGTCTCATCGATGAACTCCGAGGAGGCGCGGCAACTGTTCGAGGTACGACTCTCGCTGGATCCCACAGCAGCCGAACTCGCCGCGACACGGCGCACTCCCGAGGACATCTCCGCTATGCAAGCCGCGGTCGACAACCTGCTCCCCGTCACGCGCCAGTGGGGCGAGGATGCGCTCACCGCCCATCGCGCTTTTCATCAGGCGCTGTACCGTGCCTCCCACAACGACGTTCTCATCCGCCTCCTGGACGACCTGTGGGACAAGTCCGACCGCTACCGCCGCCTCGGCCTCGAACTTCCGCCCGGCGACGAACCGCGTACGCGGGACCTCCAGGAGCATCACGACCTCGTTGAACTCATCAAGGCCGGCCAGGCTGCCGAGGCAGCCCAGCTCATGCGCGGCCACATCATCCACAGCCTGACCGCCTCCGCCATCACCGCGCTCGAAGACCGCGAAGGTACGCAGGCCGACTGA
- a CDS encoding exopolysaccharide biosynthesis polyprenyl glycosylphosphotransferase: MTTDSREEGARGARVATRPDTESGPAPVVGPASGTAEGGVALRSPQAADRNVPAPVGTLRRRRNLLRLRHRGAAALAVADAASGAAVVAAVVAGAGGAHADALLLGPVVGGALALNAQAGLYRPGLRTYALDELPAVAARAAVVWCVGAALLAALDRPSALTWIVLLAAIAANSALTGVARSLVHGLRRARARRRPRPALVVGNGRLARTVAGVFSEHPRYGLRPVGYVDLVGSTDTDDGLDGGPSADADTGDDKRDDAPLPVVVVLEDVTRAVIQNTVRDAVFLRSPWEEPQNALLARALGERGVTGWLVRPGCAVGVHGTHEGGPSHVWGFSCRRLSLECPGTGWSWRKRLLDLALVVPALVVAAPLLALCALAVRLSDGPGVIFRQERVGLGGGPFTLLKFRTLRPADEKESATLWSVAGDERMSAVGRLLRRTSLDELPQLWNVLRGDMSLVGPRPERPYFVQQFSEELPGYAERHRSPVGITGLAQVHGLRGNTSIEDRARFDNHYIETWSLWQDVRIMFRTVTSFFRLEGR, translated from the coding sequence ATGACGACGGACAGCAGAGAAGAAGGAGCCCGTGGCGCACGCGTGGCGACCCGGCCGGACACGGAATCGGGGCCCGCGCCTGTGGTCGGCCCGGCCTCCGGGACGGCCGAGGGCGGTGTCGCCCTGCGGTCTCCGCAGGCAGCCGACCGGAACGTACCTGCGCCCGTGGGCACGCTGCGCAGGCGCCGCAATCTGCTCCGTCTGCGCCACCGTGGTGCGGCGGCGCTCGCCGTCGCCGATGCGGCATCGGGCGCGGCCGTCGTGGCAGCCGTAGTCGCGGGCGCCGGCGGCGCACACGCCGACGCGCTGCTGCTGGGGCCCGTCGTGGGCGGCGCCCTCGCGCTCAACGCCCAGGCCGGGTTGTACCGTCCGGGCCTTCGGACCTACGCGCTCGACGAACTCCCGGCCGTCGCCGCACGTGCCGCCGTGGTCTGGTGCGTGGGCGCCGCTCTCCTCGCGGCCCTCGACCGGCCGTCGGCACTGACGTGGATCGTCCTGCTCGCGGCGATCGCCGCGAACTCGGCGCTCACAGGCGTGGCCCGCTCCCTCGTGCACGGCCTGCGGCGGGCGAGGGCGCGGCGGAGACCACGCCCCGCGCTCGTCGTCGGCAACGGACGGCTGGCCCGTACCGTCGCCGGTGTCTTCTCCGAACACCCCCGCTACGGACTGCGTCCCGTGGGCTACGTCGATCTCGTCGGCTCGACTGACACGGACGACGGCCTCGACGGCGGCCCCTCCGCCGACGCGGACACCGGCGACGACAAGCGCGACGACGCCCCGCTGCCCGTGGTCGTAGTGCTGGAGGACGTGACCAGGGCCGTCATCCAGAACACCGTCCGGGACGCGGTCTTCCTGCGCTCCCCCTGGGAGGAACCCCAGAACGCCCTGCTGGCAAGGGCGTTGGGCGAACGCGGCGTGACCGGCTGGCTCGTGAGGCCCGGCTGCGCGGTGGGCGTACACGGAACGCACGAGGGCGGCCCGTCCCATGTGTGGGGCTTCTCATGCAGGCGGCTGTCCCTGGAGTGCCCCGGCACCGGCTGGAGCTGGCGCAAGCGTCTGCTGGATCTGGCGCTGGTCGTACCGGCGCTCGTCGTCGCGGCGCCGCTGCTGGCGCTGTGCGCGCTGGCCGTACGGCTCTCGGACGGGCCGGGGGTGATCTTCCGTCAGGAACGGGTGGGCCTGGGCGGCGGCCCGTTCACCTTGCTGAAGTTCCGCACGCTGCGGCCCGCGGACGAGAAGGAATCGGCGACGCTGTGGAGCGTCGCGGGCGACGAGCGCATGAGCGCGGTGGGCAGGCTGCTGCGCCGCACGTCGCTGGACGAGCTGCCGCAGCTGTGGAACGTGCTGCGCGGCGACATGAGCCTCGTGGGACCGCGTCCCGAACGCCCGTACTTCGTGCAGCAGTTCAGCGAGGAGCTGCCCGGCTACGCCGAGCGGCACCGCTCCCCCGTCGGCATCACCGGCCTCGCGCAGGTGCACGGGCTGCGCGGCAACACCTCGATCGAGGACCGGGCGCGCTTCGACAACCACTACATCGAGACGTGGTCGCTGTGGCAGGACGTACGGATCATGTTCCGCACGGTGACCTCCTTCTTCCGCCTCGAAGGACGGTGA
- a CDS encoding dicarboxylate/amino acid:cation symporter has translation MPKVPFWAQILAGLVLGVLLGRLVRDGDVAWLGAALTKTGEIFVQLLKLAVGPLVFFAIMVSITNLRNVHNAARLATRTLLWFMATSLIAVAIGLLIGLVTDPGSGTGLSGDDAAKPEESGSWLDFLTGIIPTDVITPFTELQVLQIVFMAAVAGVAALKLGEKAAPLLSVGEAVLALLQKALWWIIRLAPIGTVGLIGTAIKDYGWDLVGKYATFTADVYIGCALVLFGVYPLLLATVAKVDPLQFFRGAWPAIQLAFVSRSSVGTMPLTQKVTERLGVPREYASFAVPFGSTTKMDGCASIYPAIAAVFIGEFYGVDLGLREYLLIVFVSVIGSAATAGLTGATVMLTLTLSTLGLPLAGVGLLLAIDPILDMIRTATNVAGQSVIPVLVSARERILDRDMYASARGAELDAFEPEVRPAAAA, from the coding sequence ATACCGAAGGTCCCCTTCTGGGCGCAGATCCTGGCGGGACTAGTCCTCGGCGTACTGCTGGGCCGGCTCGTCCGCGACGGCGACGTCGCATGGCTCGGGGCCGCGCTCACCAAGACCGGCGAGATCTTCGTGCAGTTGCTCAAGCTCGCCGTCGGGCCGCTCGTCTTCTTCGCGATCATGGTCTCGATCACGAACCTGCGGAACGTGCACAACGCGGCCCGCCTCGCGACGCGCACCCTGCTGTGGTTCATGGCCACCTCGCTGATCGCCGTGGCCATCGGGCTCCTCATCGGGCTCGTCACCGACCCCGGTTCGGGCACGGGACTCTCGGGCGACGACGCGGCCAAGCCCGAGGAGTCCGGCTCCTGGCTGGACTTCCTCACCGGGATCATCCCGACCGACGTCATCACGCCCTTCACCGAACTCCAGGTGCTCCAGATCGTCTTCATGGCGGCCGTCGCCGGAGTCGCCGCCCTCAAGCTCGGCGAGAAGGCGGCGCCGCTGCTCTCCGTCGGCGAGGCCGTGCTCGCCCTGCTCCAGAAGGCGCTGTGGTGGATCATCCGCCTCGCGCCGATCGGCACGGTGGGCCTCATCGGCACCGCGATCAAGGACTACGGCTGGGACCTCGTCGGCAAGTACGCCACGTTCACCGCCGACGTCTACATCGGCTGCGCTCTCGTACTCTTCGGCGTCTATCCGCTGCTGCTGGCCACCGTCGCGAAGGTCGACCCGCTCCAGTTCTTCCGCGGCGCCTGGCCCGCGATCCAACTGGCCTTCGTCTCCCGCTCGTCCGTGGGCACCATGCCCCTCACCCAGAAGGTCACCGAACGGCTCGGGGTGCCGCGTGAGTACGCCTCGTTCGCCGTGCCGTTCGGCTCGACGACGAAGATGGACGGCTGCGCCTCGATCTACCCGGCGATCGCCGCCGTCTTCATCGGCGAGTTCTACGGCGTCGATCTGGGCCTGCGCGAGTACCTGCTGATCGTCTTCGTCTCCGTCATCGGCTCCGCCGCCACCGCGGGCCTCACGGGCGCCACGGTCATGCTCACGCTCACCCTCTCCACGCTGGGGCTGCCGCTGGCGGGCGTCGGCCTGCTGCTGGCGATCGACCCGATCCTGGACATGATCCGTACGGCCACGAACGTCGCCGGGCAGTCGGTGATCCCCGTACTGGTCTCGGCGCGGGAGCGGATTCTCGACCGCGACATGTACGCGAGCGCCCGTGGGGCAGAGTTGGACGCTTTCGAGCCTGAGGTGCGGCCAGCCGCGGCGGCGTAG